Proteins found in one Sphingomonas sp. SORGH_AS_0879 genomic segment:
- a CDS encoding alpha/beta fold hydrolase, with product MIPHENRYWWSKDGLRLHARDYSGSDALPPILCLPGLTRNARDFEGLAEALAGRSRVIAVSFRGRGESAYAKDPMTYVPLTYVQDVEALLDELGITRFVAVGTSLGGIVTMVLAATARGRLAGAVLNDIGPEIEAAGLARIRGYVGKGQSFPTWLHAARCLHENSEDVYPDWGMEDWLAMAKRTHRLTSAGRIVLDYDLKIAEPFRVPNAEAGPDMWAALDALNGVPTLVVRGERSDILSASVAERMVKALSPSELVTVPHVGHTPLLTEPEALAGIGRLLDRVAG from the coding sequence ATGATCCCTCATGAGAATCGATATTGGTGGTCGAAGGACGGCCTGCGGCTTCATGCGCGCGACTATTCCGGATCGGATGCGCTGCCCCCGATCCTCTGCCTGCCCGGCCTGACCCGCAACGCCCGCGATTTCGAGGGGCTGGCCGAGGCTTTGGCGGGCCGTTCGCGCGTGATCGCGGTCAGTTTCCGGGGGCGGGGTGAGAGCGCCTATGCCAAGGATCCGATGACCTATGTCCCCCTGACCTATGTCCAGGATGTCGAGGCGCTGCTGGACGAACTGGGCATTACCCGCTTCGTCGCGGTCGGCACCTCGTTGGGCGGGATCGTGACGATGGTGCTGGCGGCGACCGCGCGCGGGCGGCTGGCGGGGGCGGTGCTCAACGATATCGGGCCCGAGATCGAGGCGGCAGGGCTGGCGCGTATCCGAGGCTATGTCGGCAAGGGGCAGAGTTTCCCGACCTGGCTTCACGCCGCGCGCTGCCTTCATGAGAATAGCGAGGACGTCTATCCCGATTGGGGAATGGAGGACTGGCTCGCCATGGCCAAGCGGACCCATAGGCTGACCAGCGCAGGACGGATCGTCCTCGATTACGACCTGAAGATCGCCGAGCCGTTCCGCGTGCCCAACGCAGAGGCGGGGCCGGACATGTGGGCGGCGCTGGATGCGCTGAACGGGGTGCCGACGCTGGTGGTGCGCGGCGAGCGGTCCGACATATTGAGCGCGAGCGTCGCCGAGCGGATGGTGAAGGCGCTGTCGCCATCCGAACTGGTGACGGTCCCGCATGTCGGCCACACGCCGTTGCTGACCGAGCCGGAGGCGTTGGCGGGGATCGGGCGACTGCTCGACAGGGTGGCGGGATAA